Genomic window (Sphingobium cloacae):
CTGGCCGAACGACCATAAACCCGCGCACGTCCATGTTAAGGGCGCGCAAGGAGAGGCGATCTTCAATCTGCGATGCCCCGGCGGACCGCCGGAGCTGCGCGAAAGCTACGGGTTCCGGCTGACGGACCTGAACCGGATCGTGGAGGCGCTGGCGGCGGCGATCGGCGCGCTCTGCGAGGAATGGAGGACGATTCATGGCAATTACTGAGCGCGAAATGGCGCTGGCCGAAAAGCGGATGGGTGCGCTTCGCGAGGCGGGTCATGCGGTGTCGGCGCGTTACGATCGTCGCCGCGCCCGTGTGGTCGTCGCTCTAAACACCGGGGTCGAGCTGACCTTTCCTGCGGGCCTTGCCGAAGGGCTGGCCGACGCCTCGCCGGACAGCCTGGCCGAAATCGAAATCAGCCCTGCGGGCTTGGGGCTGCATTGGCCGAAGCTCGACGCTGATCTCTCTGTCCCCGGCCTCCTGCAAGGGGTGCTGGGCTCCAAGAAGTGGATGGCCCGCCAGCTTGGCGCCGAAGGCGGCAAGGCGCGGACCGCCGCCAAAGTGGCCGCGTCCCGTGCCAACGGGCGAAAGGGTGGTCGGCCGCGCAAGCTGGCGGGCGTGGCCTCCTAACGGCCGTTATTCTTCCGGCACGTCCTCGACGCTCTCTCGACCGTCATTATCAGGCTGCGGCGAGAGCTGATCGGGTGCCTCGCTAGGCCCGGTCGGCGGCGAGTCAGGATGCGGGTCGGGCGGGGCGCTAGCCATGTCTGTTCCTCCAAAACCTCGGAACCCGCAAAATCATCAAGCAGTTCCGGCGGCCGGGCCGATCGGCGACAGCGCTTCGATGATCCGACATTCCGCGATCGTCGATCCCTCACAGCACTGCAAGCTGCGGACCAGCTCGGTGCGGAGTGCTGTGAGGTCCGCCAGCTTGCGATCGATCTCGGCGACGTGATGCCCGGCGATCACGTCGACCTCGGCGCAAGAGCCATCGCGATTGTCGGCGAGCCGCAGCAGCTCCTTCACCTGGTCGAGCGTGAACCCAAGGTCGCGCGAGCGCTTTATGAAGGATAGCCGATCGAGGTGCCCCCGATTGTAGATGCGGTAGTTTCCGCCCGTTCGATCCGGAGGCGCTATCAAGCCCTCGGCTTCATAAAATCGGATCGTCTCGATTTTCAGCCCGATCCGGCTCGCTATTTCGCCGATTTTCATACCCGCCTCTTCGCGCTTGACCCTCTAGTGGGATGAGGGTTCATATAAGGTGTCCGTCACGCGAATCGAGGCTGTCTTGTCGGACGATTGCTGCTCACGAAAAGGCGACACGATCGCCCAGCTCGGCCGAAAGGCCGATCAGCGCCGTGTGCTGCTCATCGTCATGGCGATCAACTTCGTCATGTTCGTCGCTGAGTTTGGCGGAGGTCTGATCGCGCAATCGTCCGCGCTCATGGCAGATTCGGTCGACATGCTCGGCGATGCCGTCGTCTATGCGATCAGCCTTTACGCCCTGACCCGTGGCCCGCGCTGGGAAGCAGGAGCGGCGCTCGCCAAGGGTGGGATCATTCTCGCCTTCGGCGTCGCTGTGCTGTTCGAGATCGCCAACAAGATCGTTAATGGCGTGCCGCCTTCCTCGACGTTGATGCTCGTTTTCGGCGGGATCGCGCTCGTCGCAAACCTCAGTTGCCTTGCCCTGCTGTGGCAGTTCCGGTCCGAAAATGTGAATATGTCGAGCACATTCGAGTGTTCGCGCAACGATGTCGCTTCAAATATTGGCGTCTTGATTGCCGCCGGCCTGGTGGCCTTCACTGACACGGCTTGGCCGGACATCGTGGTCGGGGGCGTGATCGCCCTGATATTCCTTCGATCGGCGTGGCGGGTTCTGGCCGAAGCCATTCCGGCTTGGCGTGATGCCCGTCCCGTTTCGCCCGACGTGTTACGGTGAGCCACGATGACCGTGAAACCTGCTTTTCACACCAAGGGATCAACATGCGCGCCGGCAGAAACCTTTGCCGGGCGAAATCTTCTCATCCGAGTCGATTGTTTTCTTCGTCACCGAACATCGTTGTGCTAGGTCTCTAAGTGATGCGCCGCCTATTCCTCATGCTTGCTGCGATTTTCGTCAGCCTGTCTTTGACGGGCGGAGCGATCGCGCACGCGGCGGAGCCGGTCGCCTGCATCGACACCAGCACTGCGGCCAGCATGGGCCATAGCAGCGGCGATGCCGATCAGGTGCCCAAGGATGCCGAGAAAGGCTATCCTCATCATCATGGTGGCTGTCACGGCCATCAGGTGTGCGATCGCGTGTCCGAAGCGGTTGTGGTGACGGGATTCCACACGGCCGTATCGCTGCCGCTTCGCAGCCTCCCGTTCGTGCCGCTGGCCACAGCCGACCCGGCTCTTCGTCCTCCGATAGCCTGACAATTCCACTCTAGCCGCACGTCTGCGGCGCCCTTGGAATTGTCAGGAGCCATCCTTCATGTATCGAATCATCGCGGCCGTGCTGGCCGCGGCGTCCTTGGCCGAAGCGGCCGGGGCGCAGACGGCGCCGTCGCCGGGTCTCCCGGCGGCGAGCGCGGCGTCACAGACAGCGCCCATCTTCACGCTCGACAGCGCGCTTGCCGCTGGCGGCATGTCGCCTTCTCCAAGTGCTGCAAATATCAGCAGCACAACGCGCCCGCTTGGCGGGCCTTCGGCCGCCCCGACTAGCCTGCCGTCCGTCGCGGCGGCCACTGCCGGGGTCGACGCTGCCACGGCCGCCCGCCGGGTGGCCGGGTTGCGGCCCAATCCTGAGCTACAGTCGCAAGTCGAGAACATCGCCGGCTCGGGCGTCTATAAGGGGCTGCGCAGCTCCGAAACGACAGTCGGCGTCGCTCTCCCGCTCGAACTTGGCGGCAAGCGGCCGGCGCGGGTCGCGCTCGCCACCGCGCGCCTGACACGGGCGCAGATTCAGGCGGAAATCGCGCGCGCCGATCTGCGGCTCCGGATCATTCAACTCTACATCGAGGCCGCCGCAGCCGAGCGGCGGGCCGACGTGCTGGCCGAACAAGCCAGCATTGCGGCCAATGCCTTCCGCGCCTCGCGGGAGCGGGTCACGGCGGGGGATGTTGGCCCGATCGAACAGCAGCGCGCCGACGTGTTGCGGATCAACGCACAAGTGGCAGCGGAAAGCGCCGCTCGCCAGGCGCAGGCCGCACGCACCAATCTGGCCACGCTGCTCAACGCGCCTGTCACCGGCCCGCTCGACCAAGCATGGTTCGATCGGGTCGACGGTTACGGCCCACCGCGACCGATCGAGGTAGAAGGCACCCTGACGCTCGCGGCGGCCGAAGCCGACGTGCGAACGGCGGACGCGCAAGTGCGCGTCGCGAAGTCGCTGAGGGTGCCGGACCTCACGGTCAGCACCTTCGCCCGCCGCTTGCAGGCGACGGGCGACACGGCCGCCGTCGTCGGCATTTCGATCCCGATCCCGCTGTTCAATAACGGCAGCGCCTTCGTGGCACAGTCCCGATCGGAACAGACGGTCGCGGTTGCACAACGCAACCTCGCCGTGATCGACACACGCCAGGCCATCGCCAGCGCTCAAGCCGAAGTGGCAAACGCCGCCGCGACCGCGCGGGCGGCCGGCGGGCCCGGGCTTGCCGCAGCACAGGAAGCCGCCCGCATCGCGCGGATTGGCTGGGCCCAAGGCAAGTTCGACCAAATCGCGCTGCTCGATGCCGAGCGGACCCTTTCACAGACCCGCCAGACCTACGTCGATGCGCTCGCCGCCTACCACGACGCACAGGCTCGGCTCGACCGGCTCACCACGCCGGCCCCCCTCGTTTCCGGAGACAACCGATGATCGATCAGGACGCTAATCAGAAGCGGCGACTGCTGGGCGGCGCTGGCGCCATCGCCCTCGTAGCAGCGCTGGGCGGCTTCGCCGTCGCCAAATGCACCGCCGACAAGCCCGCGACGGAAGCGGCGGCCGGGAACGCTGCCGCCCCGGCAAAGGAAGAGAAGACGCCCGATGCGGTCGCGATGAACGCTCAAGCGATCACGCAGGCCGGCATTTCGACAGAGACGATCCAAGCCGGCGGCCTCGGTGCCGAGATCGTGGCACAGGCGACGGTGAGCGCATCGCCGCAAGGCGAGGCGATCGTCACGGCCCGCGCTGCGGGCGCGGTGACGCGGCTGATGAAGCGGCTCGGCGATCCGGTTCGGGCTGGCGAGACGCTGGCGATCGTCGAAAGCCGGGACGCGGCGCAGATTGCCGCCGATCGCACTGCTGCGGCGGCTAAGGCGGTGCAGGCGCAAAAGGCGCTCGCCCGTGAACAATATCTCTTCCGGCAAAAGGTATCGGCGCGGGTCGAGCTGGAACAGGCTGAGGCCGATGCCGCCGCCGCCGCCGCCGAAGCGCGGCGCGCAAGCGTATCTGCCGGCGCGGCACGGGTCACGTCCGATGGGCGCGGCGTTGTCGTATCGAGCCCGATTTCAGGGCGTGTGACGGCCGCCAGTGTCAGCCTGGGCGCGTTCGTTCAGCCCGAGACCGAACTGATGCGGGTGGCTGACGCCTCCAAGGTGCAGATTGAGGCGGCTGTCGGGCCAACGGACGCACAGCGCCTATCACCGGGTGACAAGGCCATTATCGAGCTGCCGGACGGTCGGACGATGGACGCGCGCGTCCGCGCCGTCACGCCGGGCCTCGCGAGCGAGACGCGCTCGGCGACGGCGGTGCTGGATGTGTCCGGCACGCTGCAACCGGGACTCGCGGTGCGTGTCCGCTTGTTGCCGAGCCGTGGCGACAGCTCGAATGCGATCGTCGTGCCCGAAGAGGCGCTGCAATCGCTTGAAGGCCGTGACGTAGTGTTCCTCCGCACGGCGCAGGGTTTCCGGGCGCAGACGGTGACGATCGGCCAGCGCAGCAATGGTCGCGTCGAAATCATCCGGGGCCTGTCGGCGGGCAGCCAAATCGCCACCCGCAACGCCTTCTTGCTCAAAGCCGAGATCGGCAAGGGCGCGGGCGAGGAGGAATAGAGCATGATCGCCAATCTCATGGCGCTCTCCGTCCGCGCTCGCTGGACGGTCCTAGCGCTATTCCTCGTCATCGCCGGCCTCGGCGTCTGGCAGCTCTCCAAGCTGCCGATCGACGCCGTGCCGGACATCACCAACAAACAGGTCCAAATCAACACGATCGACCCGCGCCTGTCGCCGGTCGAAATTGAAAAGCTCGTTACCTATCCGGTCGAAATTTCGCTCGCCGGCATTCCCGGCCTCGAAACCACACGCTCGATCTCGCGCAATGGTTTCAGCCAGGTCACGGCGATCTTCACCGACAAAACCGACCTCTATTTTGCACGCCAACAGGTCGGTGAACGGTTGCGACAGGCAGCCGAGAAGCTGCCCGAAGGCGTGCAGCCGCAGGTCGGGCCGGTCACGACCGGCTTGGGCGAAATCGTCATGTATACCGTTGGCTATGCCAACCCCGACGGCCGCGGCGCCAAGAAGGTCGCCGGGCAACCCGGATGGCAGCCCGATGGCAGCTATCTCACCCCCGAAGGCGACCGCCTGAGCGATCCGGTTTCCAAGGCCGGCTACCTCCGGACGGTCCAAGATTGGATCATCAGCCCGCAGCTCCGCTCGGTGGGCGGCGTTGCCGGCGTCGACTCGATCGGCGGCTATGCCAAGACATTCGTCGTCGAGCCCGATCCCACGAAGCTCGCCAGTTTCGGCATTTCCTATAGCGAGCTGGGCCAGGCGCTCGAAAACGCCAACCTCGCGGTCGGCGCGAACTACTATAACCGGGGCGGCGAAGCCTATCTCGTCCGCGTCGATTCCCGCGTCCGCACGGTCGACGAGATCCGGAACGCCGTCGCGGCAACGCGGGGCGGCGTGCCGATCACGATCGGCCAGATTGCCAATGTGAAAATCGGGGGCGATCTGCGCACCGGCGCCGGCAGCATGAACGGCAACGAAGCCGTCATCGGCACCGTTCTGATGCTGATCGGCCAGAACAGCCGGGTGGTTGCCGAACAGTCATCCGCCAAGCTCGATCAGGTCGCCAAAACCCTGCCACCCGGCATCGAAGTCAAAGTGGTGCTCGACCGTGCCAAGCTGGTCAGCGCCACGGTGGCGACAGTCCAGCGCAACCTGACCGAAGGCGCGATCCTCGTCGCGGCATCGCTCTTCCTGCTGCTCGGCAATTGGCGCGCCGCGCTGATCGCCGTTCTTGTCATCCCCTTCTCATTCCTGATGATGGCGATGGGAATGAACGCCTTTAACGTGCCCGGCAATCTGATGAGCCTGGGCGCGCTCGACTTCGGTTTGATCGTCGATGGCGCAGTCATCATCATCGAAAACTGCCTCGCCAGACTGGCGCATCGACAAGAGCATGAAGGCCGGTTGCTGTCGCTCCGCGAACGTCTCGAAGAGACGATGCGGGCGGCGCAGGAAATGATTAAGCCGACCGTCTTCGGGCAGGCGATCATTCTCTTGGCCTTCGCGCCGCTGCTGACCTTCACGGGCGTCGAGGGCAAAACCTTCTCGCCGATGGCCATCACCATCATGCTCGCGCTGGTCGCGGCGTTCGTGCTCGCGATTACCCTCGTTCCGGCGATGGTCGCGATCCTGATCCGGGGCAAGGTCGCGGAAAAGGACGTGTGGCTGATCCGCAAGTCCAAGGAACGCTATCTGCCGCTGCTGGACAAGGCGATTGCACGGCCATGGCCGTTCATCCTCGGCGGCCTCGCCTTCTTCCTGGCCGCCATCCCGGCCTTCGGCCTGCTGGGATCGGAGTTTATCCCCCAGCTCGACGAAAAGAACCTCGCAATGGCCTCGACGCGCGTGCCCTCGGTCAGCCTCGAACAGTCGCTCGTTATGCAGCGCCAAGTCGAAGCGGCGGTGAAGCGCCTGCCGGAAGTGGAGACGATGTTCTCCAAAACCGGCACCGCCGAAGTCGCGACCGATCCGATGCCGCCGAACGTGTCGGACGGCTTCGTCATCCTCAAGCCGCAAGATCAGTGGCCGGCGGGTGTCGAGACGAAGGCGGACGCCGTTGCCCGGATCGAAAAGGCGGCGGGCGGGAAGCTCGGCAATCTCTATGAAGTCAGTCAGCCGATCCAGCTCCGCTTCAACGAGCTGATCGCGGGTGTGCGCGGCGATGTCGCGATCAAGCTCTATGGCGATGATCTCGATAAGATGTCGCAGGCCGCGAACGAAATGGTTCGCGTGCTGCAAGGCATCCCCGGCGCGGCCAGCGTGAAGGCCGATCAGGTGGGTGGTGCGCCGACCCTCGACGTGAAGCTCGATCGCGCCGCCATCGCCCGCCTCGGACTCACGGTCCGCGACGTGGCGGACACGGTTGCGGCGGGCCTTGGCGGACGCGAATCCGGCCTCGTCTATGAAGGCGATCGCCGGTTCGACGTGACGGTGCGCGTGCCCGACGCGACCCGTGCGAACCTCGACGACATCCGGGTGCTGCCGGTGTTGCTGCCGGCCGCTGAGGGCCGTCCGCGAAGTCAGGTGCCGCTCGCTCAAGTGGCTCAAATCCGGCTGACCGAAGGGCTCAACCAGATTAGCCGCGAGAATGGCAAGCGCCGTGTCGTCGTGCAGGTCAACTTGGCCGGACGCGATGCGGGATCGTTCGTGGAAGAAGCACAGGCGAAGATCGCACAGGTCAAGCTCCCGGCGGGCTACTACCTCGAATGGGGTGGCCAGTTCGAGAACCTACAGGCCGCGTCCAAGCGCCTGTCGATCGTCGTGCCGCTCTGCTTCCTCGCGATCTTCGGGCTGCTCTACATGGCGCTGGGGAGCTTCGGGCGAGCCGGCGCGGTGTTTCTGGCGGTGCCGCTGGGCTTGGCCGGCGGCGTGTTCACGCTCGCCCTGACCGGCATCAATTTCTCGGTGTCGGCAGCAGTTGGCTTTATCTGCTTGGCTGGTGTCGCAGTTTTGAACGGTCTCGTCGTGATGACCGCCATCCGCGAACGCAGTGAGGCAGGGATGCCGATCGTGGAGGCGATCCGCGACGGCATGGCCGACAAGATGCGCGCCGTAGTGATGACCGGCTTCGTGCCAGCGATCGGCTTCGTGCCGATGGCGCTCGCCCATGGGACGGGCGCTGAGGTTCAGAAGCCGCTCGCCACAACCGTGATCGGTGGCCTGATCGCGGCCACCATCCTGACCCTGCTCGTGCTGCCGGCGATCGCCAAGGTGATCCTCGGCCGCAGCGACAAACACCAAGCAGAAGAGACCGGACCGCAGCATGGCGCGGAACCCGTCCCCAGCCAAGGAGATGCGTGATGGCAGAGCCAGCCAGAAAATTGCTTCGAATCTACACGGATGAAGCGGCCTACATCGGCGACCGAAAGGTGTTCGAATATGTCGCTTCGCTCGCGCGTGATCGGAAGATTGCGGGTCTGACGGTCCTTGAAGCCCTGATCGGCTTCGGGACTTCCGCGCACGTCCATCGCCGCCATGTGCTCGAAAGCGATCGGGCCGTGGTGATCGAGATCGTCGATTTCGAGGATGCGTTGCGCGCGTTCGTCACCGATCTGGATGATGTGCCCGACATCGGGCTCATCA
Coding sequences:
- a CDS encoding DUF190 domain-containing protein — encoded protein: MAEPARKLLRIYTDEAAYIGDRKVFEYVASLARDRKIAGLTVLEALIGFGTSAHVHRRHVLESDRAVVIEIVDFEDALRAFVTDLDDVPDIGLITLEAIEVIGGKASKTLKGPAR
- a CDS encoding efflux RND transporter periplasmic adaptor subunit — translated: MIDQDANQKRRLLGGAGAIALVAALGGFAVAKCTADKPATEAAAGNAAAPAKEEKTPDAVAMNAQAITQAGISTETIQAGGLGAEIVAQATVSASPQGEAIVTARAAGAVTRLMKRLGDPVRAGETLAIVESRDAAQIAADRTAAAAKAVQAQKALAREQYLFRQKVSARVELEQAEADAAAAAAEARRASVSAGAARVTSDGRGVVVSSPISGRVTAASVSLGAFVQPETELMRVADASKVQIEAAVGPTDAQRLSPGDKAIIELPDGRTMDARVRAVTPGLASETRSATAVLDVSGTLQPGLAVRVRLLPSRGDSSNAIVVPEEALQSLEGRDVVFLRTAQGFRAQTVTIGQRSNGRVEIIRGLSAGSQIATRNAFLLKAEIGKGAGEEE
- a CDS encoding cation transporter, producing the protein MSDDCCSRKGDTIAQLGRKADQRRVLLIVMAINFVMFVAEFGGGLIAQSSALMADSVDMLGDAVVYAISLYALTRGPRWEAGAALAKGGIILAFGVAVLFEIANKIVNGVPPSSTLMLVFGGIALVANLSCLALLWQFRSENVNMSSTFECSRNDVASNIGVLIAAGLVAFTDTAWPDIVVGGVIALIFLRSAWRVLAEAIPAWRDARPVSPDVLR
- a CDS encoding MerR family transcriptional regulator, whose amino-acid sequence is MKIGEIASRIGLKIETIRFYEAEGLIAPPDRTGGNYRIYNRGHLDRLSFIKRSRDLGFTLDQVKELLRLADNRDGSCAEVDVIAGHHVAEIDRKLADLTALRTELVRSLQCCEGSTIAECRIIEALSPIGPAAGTA
- a CDS encoding DUF2442 domain-containing protein — protein: MAITEREMALAEKRMGALREAGHAVSARYDRRRARVVVALNTGVELTFPAGLAEGLADASPDSLAEIEISPAGLGLHWPKLDADLSVPGLLQGVLGSKKWMARQLGAEGGKARTAAKVAASRANGRKGGRPRKLAGVAS
- a CDS encoding TolC family protein — its product is MYRIIAAVLAAASLAEAAGAQTAPSPGLPAASAASQTAPIFTLDSALAAGGMSPSPSAANISSTTRPLGGPSAAPTSLPSVAAATAGVDAATAARRVAGLRPNPELQSQVENIAGSGVYKGLRSSETTVGVALPLELGGKRPARVALATARLTRAQIQAEIARADLRLRIIQLYIEAAAAERRADVLAEQASIAANAFRASRERVTAGDVGPIEQQRADVLRINAQVAAESAARQAQAARTNLATLLNAPVTGPLDQAWFDRVDGYGPPRPIEVEGTLTLAAAEADVRTADAQVRVAKSLRVPDLTVSTFARRLQATGDTAAVVGISIPIPLFNNGSAFVAQSRSEQTVAVAQRNLAVIDTRQAIASAQAEVANAAATARAAGGPGLAAAQEAARIARIGWAQGKFDQIALLDAERTLSQTRQTYVDALAAYHDAQARLDRLTTPAPLVSGDNR
- a CDS encoding DUF4160 domain-containing protein gives rise to the protein MPTVMRIDGLRVVIWPNDHKPAHVHVKGAQGEAIFNLRCPGGPPELRESYGFRLTDLNRIVEALAAAIGALCEEWRTIHGNY
- a CDS encoding efflux RND transporter permease subunit, producing MIANLMALSVRARWTVLALFLVIAGLGVWQLSKLPIDAVPDITNKQVQINTIDPRLSPVEIEKLVTYPVEISLAGIPGLETTRSISRNGFSQVTAIFTDKTDLYFARQQVGERLRQAAEKLPEGVQPQVGPVTTGLGEIVMYTVGYANPDGRGAKKVAGQPGWQPDGSYLTPEGDRLSDPVSKAGYLRTVQDWIISPQLRSVGGVAGVDSIGGYAKTFVVEPDPTKLASFGISYSELGQALENANLAVGANYYNRGGEAYLVRVDSRVRTVDEIRNAVAATRGGVPITIGQIANVKIGGDLRTGAGSMNGNEAVIGTVLMLIGQNSRVVAEQSSAKLDQVAKTLPPGIEVKVVLDRAKLVSATVATVQRNLTEGAILVAASLFLLLGNWRAALIAVLVIPFSFLMMAMGMNAFNVPGNLMSLGALDFGLIVDGAVIIIENCLARLAHRQEHEGRLLSLRERLEETMRAAQEMIKPTVFGQAIILLAFAPLLTFTGVEGKTFSPMAITIMLALVAAFVLAITLVPAMVAILIRGKVAEKDVWLIRKSKERYLPLLDKAIARPWPFILGGLAFFLAAIPAFGLLGSEFIPQLDEKNLAMASTRVPSVSLEQSLVMQRQVEAAVKRLPEVETMFSKTGTAEVATDPMPPNVSDGFVILKPQDQWPAGVETKADAVARIEKAAGGKLGNLYEVSQPIQLRFNELIAGVRGDVAIKLYGDDLDKMSQAANEMVRVLQGIPGAASVKADQVGGAPTLDVKLDRAAIARLGLTVRDVADTVAAGLGGRESGLVYEGDRRFDVTVRVPDATRANLDDIRVLPVLLPAAEGRPRSQVPLAQVAQIRLTEGLNQISRENGKRRVVVQVNLAGRDAGSFVEEAQAKIAQVKLPAGYYLEWGGQFENLQAASKRLSIVVPLCFLAIFGLLYMALGSFGRAGAVFLAVPLGLAGGVFTLALTGINFSVSAAVGFICLAGVAVLNGLVVMTAIRERSEAGMPIVEAIRDGMADKMRAVVMTGFVPAIGFVPMALAHGTGAEVQKPLATTVIGGLIAATILTLLVLPAIAKVILGRSDKHQAEETGPQHGAEPVPSQGDA